Proteins from a single region of Larus michahellis chromosome 13, bLarMic1.1, whole genome shotgun sequence:
- the HIRA gene encoding protein HIRA isoform X1, with protein sequence MKLLKPTWVNHNGKPIFSVDIHPDGTKFATGGQGQDSGKVVIWNMAPVLKEEDEKNENIPKMLCQMDNHLACVNCVRWSNNGVYLASGGDDKLIMVWKRAAYIGPSTVFGSSSKLTNVEQWRCVSILRSHSGDVMDVAWSPHDAWLASCSVDNTVVIWNAVKFPEILATLKGHSGLVKGLTWDPVGKYIASQADDRSLKVWRTMDWQLETSITKPFDECGGTTHVLRLSWSPDGHYLVSAHAMNNSGPTAQIIERDGWKTNMDFVGHRKAVTVVKFNPKIFKKKQKNGSSTKSSCPYCCCAVGSKDRSLSVWLTCLKRPLVVIHELFDKSIMDISWTLNGLGILVCSMDGSVAFLDFSQDELGDPLSEEEKSNIHQSTYGKSLAIMTEAQLSTTIIENPEMLKYQQRQQQQQVEQKNASLREASGTAAAAPKVASMVNGESLEDIRKNLLKKQVETRTADGRRRITPLCIAQLDTGDFSTAFFNSIPISGSLSGSMMSSQSNQQLMSLDSNAVNSLNTSKPSVEPTAASIKPTDDAANKDGVIATSASTAPPASSSSVLTTPSKIEPMKAFDSRFTERSKATSGTAVVTNTNQTVVDRLKDQSLIKDNKPKDILESSSDSEEKVPAAKPLSAPKRKLELEGETVEKKKKGRPRKDSRLVPVTLTVQSPAALASEKDAACISAPALALKLPTPIPQKSFTLQLSSDPSMYLEVENEMTTVGGSKLSRLKCNREGKEWETVLTSRILTAAGSCEIVSVACEKRTLSVFSACGRRLLPPIILNTPISTLHCTGSYIMALTTAATLSVWDVHKQTAIVRDESLQTIFSGSDATVSQILLTQHGIPVMSMSDGKAYCFNPSLSTWNLVSDKQDSLAQCADFRNSLPSQEAMLCSGPLAVIQGRTSNSGRQAARLFSMPHLVQQETTLAYLESQIAAALTLQSSHEYRHWLLIYARYLVNEGFEYRLRELCKDLLGPVHYSAGSQWESTVMGLRKRELLKELLPVIGQNLRFQRLFTEYQEQLDILRDK encoded by the exons GAAAGCCAATATTTTCAGTGGACATTCACCCAGATGGGACCAAGTTTGCAACAGGAGGACAAG GTCAGGATTCTGGGAAAGTAGTGATCTGGAATATGGCTCCTGTCCTGaaagaggaagatgaaaagaatgaaaatattccCAAGATGCTTTGTCAGATGGACAATCACTTAG CGTGCGTGAACTGTGTGCGATGGTCAAACAATGGCGTTTACTTGGCTTCGGGGGGAGATGACAAGTTGATTATGGTGTGGAAACGAGCTGC gTACATTGGACCTAGCACTGTGTTTGGTTCTAGTAGCAAACTTACTAACGTTGAGCAGTGGAGGTGTGTGTCGATTCTCAGAAGCCATTCAGGGG acgTTATGGATGTAGCGTGGTCTCCACATGATGCCTGGCTGGCATCCTGTAGTGTGGATAACACTGTTGTCATCTGGAATGCTGTCAAATTTCCAG AAATTCTTGCCACTTTGAAGGGGCATTCCGGCTTGGTGAAAGGGCTGACCTGGGATCCTGTTGGAAAATATATTGCCTCTCAGGCCGATGATCGAAGTTTGAAGGTGTGGCGGACCATGGACTGGCAGTTGGAAACCAGCATCACAAAACCCTTTGATGAG TGTGGAGGGACAACTCATGTGTTGCGCCTTAGCTGGTCACCTGATGGTCACTATCTTGTTTCTGCTCATGCCATGAATAATTCTGGACCGACTGCTCAGATCATTGAGCGAGATGGATGGAAAACCAACATGGATTTTGTGGGGCATCGGAAAGCAGTTACAGTAGTG AAATTCAATCCAAAAATcttcaagaagaaacaaaagaatgggAGCTCCACCAAGTCAAGCTGTCCCTACTGCTGTTGTGCTGTTGGTAGTAAGGATCGATCTCTTTCTGTGTGG CTCACGTGTCTGAAACGACCTTTAGTTGTCATACATGAGCTGTTTGACAAGTCTATCATGGACATCTCCTG gaCCCTGAATGGACTCGGTATCCTGGTGTGTTCCATGGATGGATCAGTGGCGTTTCTGGACTTTTCCCAGGATGAACTTGGAGACCCACTCAGCGAGGAGGAAAAG AGCAATATTCATCAGTCCACCTATGGGAAAAGCCTAGCTATAATGACTGAAGCTCAGTTGTCTACCACCATTATTGAGAATCCGGAGATGCTCAAGtatcagcagaggcagcagcagcagcaggtggagCAGAAGAATGCCTCGCTGAGGGAAGCGTCTGGCACTGCAGCAGCGGCCCCCAAGGTGGCGAGCATGGTCAATGGGGAGAGTCTGGAGGACATCCGGAAG aatctcttaaaaaaacaagTTGAAACACGAACAGCAGATGGTCGGAGAAGGATCACGCCTCTCTGCATAGCTCAGCTGGACACTGG GGatttttctacagcatttttCAATAGCATCCCAATATCTGGATCTCTGTCTGGCTCAATGATGTCTTCTCAAAGTAACCAGCAGCTCATGTCATTAGATTCTAACGCTGTGAATTCCCTTAATACTTCAAAGCCTTCGGTAGAGCCAACGGCGGCCAGTATAAAACCAACCGATGATGCAGCCAATAAAGATGG TGTAATTGCTACCTCTGCCTCCACTGCTCCTCCTGCGTCGTCTTCCTCTGTGCTGACAACTCCATCCAAGATCGAGCCCATGAAAGCGTTTGATTCTAGATTCACAGAACGATCCAAAGCCACCTCAGGGACTGCTGTTGTGACAAACACAAATCAGACTGTTGTGGACAG ACTGAAGGATCAGAGTTTAATTAAAGACAATAAGCCCAAGGATATTCTGGAGAGCAGCAGTGACAGTGAAGAGAAGGTTCCGGCTGCCAAACCCCTCAGCGCACCCAAACGGAAACTGGAGCTTGAGGGAGAAAcagtagaaaagaagaaaaaaggaaggccTCGAAAAGACTCCAGACTTGTACCAGTAACTTTAACTGTTCAG tccccAGCTGCACTGGCCTCTGAGAAGGATGCTGCTTGCATCTCTGCACCAGCATTAGCACTTAAACTGCCAACCCCAATCCCACAGAAATCGTTTACTTTGCAA ctAAGTTCAGATCCATCAATGTACCTTGAAGTGGAGAATGAAATGACCACAGTGGGAGGTTCAAAGTTGAGCAGGTTAAAGTGTAATCGAGAAGGCAAGGAATGGGAGACGGTCCTCACCAGTCGGATTCTCACCGCCGCGGGAAGCTG tgagatTGTAAGTGTAGCCTGCGAGAAACGAACATTGTCGGTATTTTCAGCTTGTGGTCGTCGCCTTCTTCCTCCTATAATATTGAATACACCCATTTCCACCCTGCATTGCACGGGTTCTTACATCATGGCTCTCACCACTGCTGCTACGCTCTCTGTTTG GGATGTTCACAAGCAGACAGCCATTGTTAGAGATGAGTCTTTGCAAACAATATTTTCAG GAAGCGATGCAACTGTCTCTCAGATCTTGCTGACTCAGCATGGTATACCTGTAATGAGCATGTCCGATGGCAAGGCGTACTGTTTTAATCCTTCTCTTTCTACGTG GAATCTTGTTTCTGACAAACAGGACTCTCTAGCACAATGCGCAGACTTCAGGAATAGTTTGCCATCCCAAGAAGCCATGCTGTGTTCTGGGCCCTTAGCTGTAATACAGGGACGAACATCGAA TTCAGGAAGGCAAGCTGCAAGACTGTTCTCCATGCCTCATCTGGTGCAACAGGAAACAACGCTGGCGTACCTGGAGAGCCAGATCGCAGCCGCTCTTACGCTGCAGTCCAGCCACGAGTACCGCCACTGGCTGCTCATCTATGCACGGTACCTGGTCAATGAAG GGTTTGAATATCGTTTGCGAGAA
- the HIRA gene encoding protein HIRA isoform X2, whose amino-acid sequence MKLLKPTWVNHNGKPIFSVDIHPDGTKFATGGQGQDSGKVVIWNMAPVLKEEDEKNENIPKMLCQMDNHLACVNCVRWSNNGVYLASGGDDKLIMVWKRAAYIGPSTVFGSSSKLTNVEQWRCVSILRSHSGDVMDVAWSPHDAWLASCSVDNTVVIWNAVKFPEILATLKGHSGLVKGLTWDPVGKYIASQADDRSLKVWRTMDWQLETSITKPFDECGGTTHVLRLSWSPDGHYLVSAHAMNNSGPTAQIIERDGWKTNMDFVGHRKAVTVVKFNPKIFKKKQKNGSSTKSSCPYCCCAVGSKDRSLSVWLTCLKRPLVVIHELFDKSIMDISWTLNGLGILVCSMDGSVAFLDFSQDELGDPLSEEEKSNIHQSTYGKSLAIMTEAQLSTTIIENPEMLKYQQRQQQQQVEQKNASLREASGTAAAAPKVASMVNGESLEDIRKNLLKKQVETRTADGRRRITPLCIAQLDTGDFSTAFFNSIPISGSLSGSMMSSQSNQQLMSLDSNAVNSLNTSKPSVEPTAASIKPTDDAANKDGVIATSASTAPPASSSSVLTTPSKIEPMKAFDSRFTERSKATSGTAVVTNTNQTVVDRLKDQSLIKDNKPKDILESSSDSEEKVPAAKPLSAPKRKLELEGETVEKKKKGRPRKDSRLVPVTLTVQSPAALASEKDAACISAPALALKLPTPIPQKSFTLQLSSDPSMYLEVENEMTTVGGSKLSRLKCNREGKEWETVLTSRILTAAGSCEIVSVACEKRTLSVFSACGRRLLPPIILNTPISTLHCTGSYIMALTTAATLSVWDVHKQTAIVRDESLQTIFSGSDATVSQILLTQHGIPVMSMSDGKAYCFNPSLSTWNLVSDKQDSLAQCADFRNSLPSQEAMLCSGPLAVIQGRTSNSGRQAARLFSMPHLVQQETTLAYLESQIAAALTLQSSHEYRHWLLIYARYLVNEGFEYRLRELCKDLLGPVHYSAGSQWESTVMASFHGTWICFT is encoded by the exons GAAAGCCAATATTTTCAGTGGACATTCACCCAGATGGGACCAAGTTTGCAACAGGAGGACAAG GTCAGGATTCTGGGAAAGTAGTGATCTGGAATATGGCTCCTGTCCTGaaagaggaagatgaaaagaatgaaaatattccCAAGATGCTTTGTCAGATGGACAATCACTTAG CGTGCGTGAACTGTGTGCGATGGTCAAACAATGGCGTTTACTTGGCTTCGGGGGGAGATGACAAGTTGATTATGGTGTGGAAACGAGCTGC gTACATTGGACCTAGCACTGTGTTTGGTTCTAGTAGCAAACTTACTAACGTTGAGCAGTGGAGGTGTGTGTCGATTCTCAGAAGCCATTCAGGGG acgTTATGGATGTAGCGTGGTCTCCACATGATGCCTGGCTGGCATCCTGTAGTGTGGATAACACTGTTGTCATCTGGAATGCTGTCAAATTTCCAG AAATTCTTGCCACTTTGAAGGGGCATTCCGGCTTGGTGAAAGGGCTGACCTGGGATCCTGTTGGAAAATATATTGCCTCTCAGGCCGATGATCGAAGTTTGAAGGTGTGGCGGACCATGGACTGGCAGTTGGAAACCAGCATCACAAAACCCTTTGATGAG TGTGGAGGGACAACTCATGTGTTGCGCCTTAGCTGGTCACCTGATGGTCACTATCTTGTTTCTGCTCATGCCATGAATAATTCTGGACCGACTGCTCAGATCATTGAGCGAGATGGATGGAAAACCAACATGGATTTTGTGGGGCATCGGAAAGCAGTTACAGTAGTG AAATTCAATCCAAAAATcttcaagaagaaacaaaagaatgggAGCTCCACCAAGTCAAGCTGTCCCTACTGCTGTTGTGCTGTTGGTAGTAAGGATCGATCTCTTTCTGTGTGG CTCACGTGTCTGAAACGACCTTTAGTTGTCATACATGAGCTGTTTGACAAGTCTATCATGGACATCTCCTG gaCCCTGAATGGACTCGGTATCCTGGTGTGTTCCATGGATGGATCAGTGGCGTTTCTGGACTTTTCCCAGGATGAACTTGGAGACCCACTCAGCGAGGAGGAAAAG AGCAATATTCATCAGTCCACCTATGGGAAAAGCCTAGCTATAATGACTGAAGCTCAGTTGTCTACCACCATTATTGAGAATCCGGAGATGCTCAAGtatcagcagaggcagcagcagcagcaggtggagCAGAAGAATGCCTCGCTGAGGGAAGCGTCTGGCACTGCAGCAGCGGCCCCCAAGGTGGCGAGCATGGTCAATGGGGAGAGTCTGGAGGACATCCGGAAG aatctcttaaaaaaacaagTTGAAACACGAACAGCAGATGGTCGGAGAAGGATCACGCCTCTCTGCATAGCTCAGCTGGACACTGG GGatttttctacagcatttttCAATAGCATCCCAATATCTGGATCTCTGTCTGGCTCAATGATGTCTTCTCAAAGTAACCAGCAGCTCATGTCATTAGATTCTAACGCTGTGAATTCCCTTAATACTTCAAAGCCTTCGGTAGAGCCAACGGCGGCCAGTATAAAACCAACCGATGATGCAGCCAATAAAGATGG TGTAATTGCTACCTCTGCCTCCACTGCTCCTCCTGCGTCGTCTTCCTCTGTGCTGACAACTCCATCCAAGATCGAGCCCATGAAAGCGTTTGATTCTAGATTCACAGAACGATCCAAAGCCACCTCAGGGACTGCTGTTGTGACAAACACAAATCAGACTGTTGTGGACAG ACTGAAGGATCAGAGTTTAATTAAAGACAATAAGCCCAAGGATATTCTGGAGAGCAGCAGTGACAGTGAAGAGAAGGTTCCGGCTGCCAAACCCCTCAGCGCACCCAAACGGAAACTGGAGCTTGAGGGAGAAAcagtagaaaagaagaaaaaaggaaggccTCGAAAAGACTCCAGACTTGTACCAGTAACTTTAACTGTTCAG tccccAGCTGCACTGGCCTCTGAGAAGGATGCTGCTTGCATCTCTGCACCAGCATTAGCACTTAAACTGCCAACCCCAATCCCACAGAAATCGTTTACTTTGCAA ctAAGTTCAGATCCATCAATGTACCTTGAAGTGGAGAATGAAATGACCACAGTGGGAGGTTCAAAGTTGAGCAGGTTAAAGTGTAATCGAGAAGGCAAGGAATGGGAGACGGTCCTCACCAGTCGGATTCTCACCGCCGCGGGAAGCTG tgagatTGTAAGTGTAGCCTGCGAGAAACGAACATTGTCGGTATTTTCAGCTTGTGGTCGTCGCCTTCTTCCTCCTATAATATTGAATACACCCATTTCCACCCTGCATTGCACGGGTTCTTACATCATGGCTCTCACCACTGCTGCTACGCTCTCTGTTTG GGATGTTCACAAGCAGACAGCCATTGTTAGAGATGAGTCTTTGCAAACAATATTTTCAG GAAGCGATGCAACTGTCTCTCAGATCTTGCTGACTCAGCATGGTATACCTGTAATGAGCATGTCCGATGGCAAGGCGTACTGTTTTAATCCTTCTCTTTCTACGTG GAATCTTGTTTCTGACAAACAGGACTCTCTAGCACAATGCGCAGACTTCAGGAATAGTTTGCCATCCCAAGAAGCCATGCTGTGTTCTGGGCCCTTAGCTGTAATACAGGGACGAACATCGAA TTCAGGAAGGCAAGCTGCAAGACTGTTCTCCATGCCTCATCTGGTGCAACAGGAAACAACGCTGGCGTACCTGGAGAGCCAGATCGCAGCCGCTCTTACGCTGCAGTCCAGCCACGAGTACCGCCACTGGCTGCTCATCTATGCACGGTACCTGGTCAATGAAG GGTTTGAATATCGTTTGCGAGAA